The Ziziphus jujuba cultivar Dongzao chromosome 5, ASM3175591v1 genome segment cagcagcaacccagtgcataaataacaaccacacgtccaatacagtatacagagcattatacagatacatgaGGAATTTATAAAacgacagataaagaagcaatacaaggtcgagaggaaaaagggaagaaaaaaaactgcttgaaccttcggcaacgaactgagacgttgggctcgccccggacaatcaacgtctccaacatggacctaggggaacggaatttaagagtgtgagatgctaatcatctcagtgagtaaccctaactactatacacctttaatattaataatataaaaataaaggaatttaataaatcaataccgaacaattaataaataaataaataaatatttgaagtaataatttctctcaaaaccctcactattcactctgtttgaaatgttccccttttaaaacattttcacaaaacccttgtacgtacttcccaaaaaccaaggaaccaaacaaattaataaacaacaaataaacaaataaatacataaataccccaaatataaataactgcaataaattataataaataattttttgaacacctttggggttttaaactttaattgcaatttacaccgacaattacacctgacgcaccacaccatataccggtgatgccctccgatacccagcgtcccgagcaccgactggcgggaggttaaagagagaaacctgcagtggtcacttcggcgtcccgacagtaccgactgctaaaaaccatcacccggccaaggagggggggcggctgtgcacaacaataaccttgcctgcccacggtccaatggcaactcacgggtgaagtaataaccgtgcgctaaaccagataataaccgcgcactaccacgtgtccatacaccatacaccagaacaccaatactgtatgagtgcgtctaaaaataacaataataaccaaccgtaccgttttacaaaattaccgtgggaagtataccaaattttcacaaaacaccatcccacatatttttattcaacaacccggtacgaaaacatcgataacagataaaaccataccttttctcgtaatacgagattcaacaattgaaataccgcgggcataatttataaaattaaaccaaatattttcgtaaaatatttaacccaattatgcccggaaattattacttaaaatcatgtacaattaatactgaaatccacttcgctcatgcatagtaataaattaaaccacaataaaataataatcgggaatttcttaatgatcccaaaatttccatttattaccaatgggtaaatatatataaaataatattttttttccgattatatttaaagtacaccacataagcagaaattacaaatatcaaattaataccacataaatacaattaattatcccaaaaatatttttaaaggtgggtcactcacctggaacacgcaattaatccaagatccaccacgggatcaattctacgactcaccggtgctcctagaacaaaattcacagacagtcaaataaaataatattttattcgggtaaataataccggtacccgggggcttaaacgcaaacgttaaccaaaataggcgaatgatataccgaatcgaagcttgtgggacgaggatcaccaatccggtctccgtcgaccccaattccaccggaggtggccggaatttggccggaaaggttCGGTCGATGTTCACTtctccatatctcgcaaaccgcttcgaatttttgggattggaggccatttttggattcagaggacccaaaatagggggataggaggctcaattgggagtgggctggccggaaaacacaagaaaagaggagagagaaacttggccggccggcggcttctccggcccgatcggcgcgcgtccggaggtggctggccgtgaaacttggcggccgagctcgcgaggtggcaggcttccttggtggctggtgcgtgagggctatgggtggccggaatttgaaacacaggagagagagggacggtcgggagagaagaaagaaaagctgcgtgtgtgtgtgtatttcggggaagaagaaggaaaaaagaaaaaaaagaaaaagaaaaagaaaaagaaaggattggtgttttcccacgtggggaaaagaaaagaaaaagaaaaagaaaaagaaaaagaaaaaggaaaagaaaaagaaataattaaataatattaataataatattattattcaaaaataataatataatttgattttttttttcacatggttgacatgtggcatttcaccatggtgacacatggccaccttcattgagtcacacgtggcacctcgttatgcgtgtaaaaataatattaaaataatacagtatttgaaaaactttacaggtccataactttcaaaccacatgtccaaatcggacgtgccgctagtctacggactcgtatcgacgagcacttcacaaccatgcatgagtcaaagctcaaccttgcatgaataaaaagtcaattccggcatcccttggacagtttggacctcaacttgttttgctcaaaactttcaaaccgtagctccgttttcaacgtgctaccagtctacgaactcgtgccaacgtgtacttcgtaacagtacctcagtcaacctagaattccaacccggtcaaaaagtcaacttttgacccccttcggtcaacggtcaacggtcaacttcggtaaacgtgcaaaaattccgacatggttcgggacggggtgttacagtaatTGTAAGTTTGATGTACTTAATAaattgtacaagaccagacttagcctacgctataagtagactaagtaaatacacgagtaatccgaatgatgatcattggaaaTGAATTGTTAGCgtattaagatacttacgatatactcgtgaatatggactgcactatacaagatatccaactgtattagaaggatacagtgatgctaaCTGGACATCGGAtatcaaggattcaaaatctactagtggctatgtatttTCATTAGCGGGTACAACTGTGACGTGAAAGTCCTCGAAACAAATAGTAatagctcgatccacgatggaatctgagttcatcgcattagataaatgtaaTGAAGAGGCTGAATGGCTATGCCAATTTTTGGAGGACATTccaaggtggcctaaacctgtgccagcaataagtatacatggcgatagtcaatctgcgattggcagggcacagaatgtgatatataatgaaaagtctagacatattcgtcgtagacacaattctattagacaactaatctcaactggagttatctcgatAGACTATATAAAGTCGAAAGATAATGTTTCGGATCCGCTAACCGAAGAGTTAAATAAAGAATTAGTTGAGAAATCATCGAGGGAAATAGGATTGAAGCCCGTGAGTAAAGGtgatacgatggaaacccaacctagtttaCTGGAGATcctaagatctaggttcaatagGACAACgatagaaagaggttaagcataaagaCTGGTATGGTTCACTGTGGGGGTTAATTCTCTGTCCATTCCTGTGATGAAACAAtgatagaaagaggttaagcataaagtatgcttttaatgattcctataagtgtgtgtatAGTAATCCTTGCACAGTgatgctgattacattggaaaaATGAATCACCTATGTAAGAGAGAAAAGTGAtagcttcaaaggagaattgttgagggcgcaattctttagaaactctcgcagaatcaggcaggtgttcaaggccaaaatgaacataACAATGAGAATtgaagtgtaccaggaaggaataTGTGTGAACTATATTCTCATTTACACAAACGAAGAAAttgttcaaagatatcgcatctaccattagttAGTAAAGAAGATATAGTCTCACAAGGAAAAGTTCAaaaagtaacatctacctatcctatgcaagTTCCAACTGTAGAGCTTTACCACTAGAGTCTTGCATAGTCCAAGtagtcaattttaaaaattgcatAGTAGAGTACTGTGGTAAAGATCAAGTTCACAGGTAGTTCGAAGGAAAGCTTCGAGAATTCGTTGTATCATGGGAGACGACCGTTGGAAAACGCCTGTACCGGTAGGACAGAAATAGTTTTAAGGACACTGTAGTACCACACAGGCTTTGGATAATTTGTCCAACCAGCAAATTACTAAACTAAAGGAGATACAGGTtcttaataatttgttttatttatttcctgtatttgtttaattgttattccacatatatatacacatatatttatacattatttGCAACACACTTTTTATGAGACAAATTGTTTTGTCTTAGTCTCAGATACACACTCTCTTTCACCTTGTTGAACAAGCTTTACGTAATTATTTCATCAACATATATAGTTGGCTCGTATCCAAAGGTAATGTTCTCTGTGAAAGCTAATAATCAAGTTTATTAGAactattattttcatataatcACCCTActtaagtaaaaaataaaacagaacaatataattttatttgagatTGAGATGAAATTACCTAATAGGAAGCTGACCTACATTGTTTGCCATCCAATGTGGATTAGGGATAAACCAAAACGGTGCTCTAGTAGGCTTCTCACGGTTGTTGATGGCACAAGTGTTGTTGATCATCCTTCTTTCTTTTAAGTTGCAAATTCCAAAAGTAGTGTAATCCGTGGTCAAAAAGTAAATGGAATTTTCCTCCACTTGTGGTAAGTCCTGAGCATATATTGAAACACATTGGTGTTTACTCGCAAAAAAAGCTTGATTGGATAAAGTTTCCACAGTTATCCATCTTTCTCCACCACAATCCAGCTGATAGACAAAAAATTGATCAATTAAATTTGGTGATTCACCTCCTGTCAATcgtaaaacaaacaaaagcttTCCCATCGATTCCACCAAAAAAGCTTTTGTATATGTAACCAATTGAGGTAGAGCTAAAGCAACTTCAAGATCCATAACTTTCTTGGGAGAAGGACTAAGAAAATCCCAAACTTCAATTGCCCCTCCATTGCGTAATGCATAAAGCATACCATTGTAGAATATTATGTCGATGTAGACTTCAGATGCACCACCTAAGTGAGTCCATGTTTTGTGTGAATGCTTTAAGAATCCAAGACGTTTCCGATGTGGACCATATATCACTGCAACCCAGAAGCTGCTACTATAGAAATAAGATGGAATTATGGCTTTAGAAATTGAAAGAAGCTGTCGCTTCTTTTTGTCCTCGGACTTGATTAGCTTCGGAAGTTGGATTATACATGATGATGTAAATGGATTGATAATATATGGGTATCCTGGTACGGTGAAAATCACCAACCATCCATACAACAATCCCACAACCTCATAACGATAGTAGTTGTATGGATGGCCGTTGGTGATATGGTAAAACTTATTCTCTGCAAGGGTGAAGAAGGTGGGGCTCTCAAAATCTTTGGTTGACCAACCTTTATGAAACATTAGGCATGGAGTTTGGGGAGATGGGGTGTAAATATATGATCGCACAGCTATATTCCAATTAGAACAAATGGATTTCACTGAAACTATATCAACAAAAGCAAGTCTTTTCAAGATCATCGCCAAGAGTTCCTTTGGCAGATTATTCCATGGAGAAGAGTGCGAGGAGAGCAAGCGAATGTCTCTATGCTCCATAGAGAAAACtccaaataaaaggaaaaataaatgtgtGCAGTGAATGCCCACATTCGAACCTAGGACCCAGAATAGCTTTTCAGGTTGTTTGACCACTAGGCTGTAAGAGCGAGATGTGGGTAAAAGTAAATAACGTTTTCAGCCTACGCATCATGTATATATAGAGTAACGAGCATCAA includes the following:
- the LOC107433654 gene encoding putative F-box protein At4g17565; the protein is MEHRDIRLLSSHSSPWNNLPKELLAMILKRLAFVDIVSVKSICSNWNIAVRSYIYTPSPQTPCLMFHKGWSTKDFESPTFFTLAENKFYHITNGHPYNYYRYEVVGLLYGWLVIFTVPGYPYIINPFTSSCIIQLPKLIKSEDKKKRQLLSISKAIIPSYFYSSSFWVAVIYGPHRKRLGFLKHSHKTWTHLGGASEVYIDIIFYNGMLYALRNGGAIEVWDFLSPSPKKVMDLEVALALPQLVTYTKAFLVESMGKLLFVLRLTGGESPNLIDQFFVYQLDCGGERWITVETLSNQAFFASKHQCVSIYAQDLPQVEENSIYFLTTDYTTFGICNLKERRMINNTCAINNREKPTRAPFWFIPNPHWMANNVGQLPIR